Sequence from the Candidatus Eisenbacteria bacterium genome:
TGCACCTGCTCGGAGTGACCGAACAGCCGGAAGAGGGAGCGCTCGTACTCGTTCTTGAGATCCTCGATGGCGCCGGGCTGGTCCTGCAGGCCGCCGGGCGTCCTCGCCCAGCCGCCCTTCGCCGACACGCCCGAGGTCATCTCGCCCCTGGGGGTCTTCATCGCCTGGCGGTAGCGGTCCGGCAGCGCCCAGGAGCTGTGCGCGCCCAGCTGGATGGACTGGCCCTGCATGCTGAGCGTCAGGTTCTGCTCGACGGTCCAGGTCTTGATTCCCGCCCACGCGGCGGAGCCCCCGGCCAGGTCGGCGGCCTTCTTGAGCCACGCCGCGCCCCTGGTCGCGTCCTCCGCCGAGCCCGCGCCCACCTTGAGCTTCGAGGCCGGCGGCGGAATCGAGATGTCCACGCGCTCCACCGGCTGGCCCAGCGAGGTCAGCGGCCGGTCGAACTCCTTCTCGCGGCCGACGATGATGGTGACCAGGTTGTCCGGGTGGATGTGGCGCTTGGCGGCCTCGAACATGGTCGCCGGCGTGACGCCCTGCAGCCCCTTCTGGTAGGTGGTGAGGAAGTCCTTGGGGTATCCCACCAGCTCGTAGAATGCCGAGCGGAACATCACCGCCGAAGGCTCGGCGAAGTTGAACACGAAGGAGTTCAGCTGCGACTCCCGCGCGATCTTCACCTCGTCGTCGGTGAACGGCTCGCGCACCGCCTTCTCCAGCTCGGTGCGCATGAGGTCCGCGGACACCATGATGGAGTCGTTGCGCGTGAGCGTGTAGGCCATGAACACGCCGGGACGGGCGTAGCCGCTGCCCGCGCCGGCGCCCGCGGCGTAGGCCAGCCCGCGCTGGGTGCGAATCACGTTGAGCAGCCGGGACTGGAAACCCCCGCCCAGCGCGTTCTCCAGCACGTCCATGTCCGAATAGTCCGGCGCGTCCAGGATCCTGAATCCCAGGTGGGCCATGATAATGCCCGACTGGGTGACGTCGTCCTTGGGCGCGAACACCACGCGCTTCGGCCCCAGCACCGGCATGGCAGGCATGGCCGGCGGGGTGAGCCCGCTCTTCTTCCACGCGCCGAACTTCCCATTCAGGATCTTCTTCATGTCGGCGGAGCGGAAGTCGCCGTACACCGCGAGGATCATCCGCTCCGGCGCGAAGCACAGCTGCTGGAACTTCACGCAGTCGTCGCGGGTGATGGCATCCACCGTGGCGTACTCCGGCTGTTGCGCGTACGGGCTCTCCTTGCCGAAGATCGCCTGCTGCGCGGTCCGGGTGAGCACGCTGAGCATCTCGTCGTTGCGCGACGCGATGCCCCGGCGCACGGCCACCCGCTGCAACTCGATCTTGTCCTCGGGGAACGCCGGGGCCTGGAGGATCTCCGCCGCCAGGCCGAACACCTCGGCGGTGTTCTCGGTGAGGCAGCGCCAGCTGGCCGAGGCGTTGTCGGCCCCGACGCCCGCGCCGATGGACGCGCCCAGGGCGCCCAGGCGGTCGTCCAGCCAGTCGCCGGAGTGCGTGGTGCTGCCGCCGCGGCGCATCACCGCGGGCACCACGCTGGCCAGCCCGGCCTTCTCGGCCGGGGACCACGCGGAACTGGACTTGAAGTACGCGGTGGCGGTCACCCGCGGCAGGTCGTGGTTCTCCTGCAGGTAGACCACGATGCCGTTGGGCATCACGTAGCGTTCGGGCTGGAACGTCTGGATCGGGTTCAGCGGCGGGATCGCCAGCGTGCGGGGATCCCCCGCACCGGCCGCGGTCCCGACCGCGAGCGCCGCGGCCGCCACCACGGTGGCCAGCGCCGGCGCGATTCTACGGAAGCTCGTCGTCATCACTTCTGCCCCCCGCCCGAGGCCGTCTCGGTTTTCGCGTTCACGATCAGTCCCACGGTGCGGTTGCTCTTGACCATGGTGCGCTTCATGGCGTCGGTGAGGTCCTGGACCGTCAGCCCCTGAACCCGCTCGGCCTGGCGGAAGAACTCGCGCCAGTCGCCGAACAGCGTCTGGGCCTGGGCCAGCTCCGAGGCCAGGTCCTCGCGGGACTCCGCCGAGCCCACCATCTGGGCCCGCGTGCGGACCTTGTAGCCGTCCAGCTCCTCCTGGGTGAAGGGCTTGCTGGTCATGACTTCGTCGATGACGTCGTAGACGGCCTTCTCCACCGCCAGCGGGTCCTGCCCCGCGGCGGGCACCACCAGGATGCCGAACAGGCTGGGATACTTGTTGCCCGGGAAGCCCGGAAACGCCTGCGCCTGCACCGCGATCTTCTTCTCCTTGACCAGCACCTTGTTCAGGCGCGAGTAGCTGCCACCGCCCAGCAGGCTGCCCAGGGCCTCGTACGCCGTGAAGGAGGGGTCGGTGACCGCGGGGATGTGCCAGCCGATCACCACGATGGGCTGCGCGGGGTCCTCCAGGATCACGCGCCGCTCGGCCGACTGCGGCGGCTCCTGGGTGTCCGGTCCCGGGGGCACCGGCGCGTCGGAAAGCACCGAGTAGTTCTGCTGCGCGTACTTCTGCACGTCCTCGAACTTCACGTCGCCCACGATGGCGCAGGCCATGTTCTTCGCCACGTAGTACTTCTTGTAGAAGTCCGCGCCCTGCGCGGCGCTGAAGGTCTTGAGGTCCGAGGGGTGGCCGATCCCGCCGAAGCCGTACGGGTGCGCCACGAACGCCGCGTGGATGAACTCGTCGATCAGACGGCCGATGGGCGAGGACTCGGTGCGCATGCGCCGCTCCTCGTAGACCACGTCGCGCTCCTTGTAGAACTCGCGGAACGTGGGGTTGGCCATCCGGTCCCCCTCCAGCATCGCCCACAGCTCGAGGCGGTTGGAGGGCAGGCTGTAGTGATAGGCGGTGACATCGTCGGCGGTGTAGGCGTTCATGCCCTGCACGCCGTTGCGCTCCAGGATCTTGGAGAACTCGTTGGACACCACGTACTTGAAGGAGGCCTCCTGCGCGTCCTTGAAGGCCGCCTGGGCCGCCGCCATCCGGGTGCTGTCCGCGCGATAGCCCTTGCGTCGCTCGGCCAGCACGCCCTGCCAGGCGCTCTCGACCGCATCCATGAGCGGCTTCTCCTTCGAGTAGTCGGAGGTGCCGACCGTGGGGGTGCCCTTGAATGCCATGTGCTCCATCATGTGCGCCAGGCCGGTGGTGCCGGTGTTCTCGTTGGCCGAGCCGGCGTTCACCATGGTCACGAAGCTGAAGATAGGCGCGTCGTGGCGCTCCAGGACGATCATCTTGAAGCCGTTGGCCAGGGTGAATTCCTTCACCTGCTTCTCGATCGCCTCGAGACCCGTGCGGACCGGGGCGGGGGCGCCGGGACGGGCCGGCGCGGGCTTGGCCGCCGCGCGGGCGGCCGGGGCGAGCGCCAGCAGCCCCGCCACCAGCCCCCACACCGCGATGCCGCGCAATCCGGGCCATTGGACCCTGTTGGGCATGTCTCCTCCGTGAAAAGGTTCGGTACATCGTCTTCGAGGAAGGGCGGCCGGAGTATGGCACGGGCCCCGGCCCGGCGGCAAACCGGCCTCCCGGCCGGAGCCCGTAGACACCCGGGCCCGATCCGCTAGACTCGCGCCGTGCCGCCACTTGCCCGGCCCCCCGGATCCAGGAAGGAGAGCTGAATGCAACGTTCCCTGTCCGCACTTGGGCTGGCGCTCGTGCTCGCGCTGGCCACCGCGAGCGCTTCCGCCTCCATGGGCTTCGCCGCCCGACCGTCCGGCGCCCCCGCACCCCGCGCCGAGAAACGCCCCGTCACCGATGTCTTCCACGGCGCGGGCGTCACCGAGGACTACCGCTGGCTGGAGGACATCGCCAGCCCGGAGGTCAGGACCTGGAGCGACGGCCAGAACCGCCACGCCCGCTCGGTGCTGGACCGGCTGCCCTCCGTGCGCGCCATCCGCAAGCGGATCACGGAACTCGACCGGGCCTCCTCACCCGACCACTACGAGCTGAGCCAGCGGGGCGGGCGGCTGTTCGCCATCAAGTCGGAGCCTCCGCTGCAGCAGCCCTTCCTGGTCACGCTGGGCTCGGTGGATGACGCCCGTTCCACGCGCACGGTGGTGGACCCCAACCTGCTCGACCCGAAGGGCGGAACTTCCATCGACTGGTACGTGCCTTCGCGCGACGGCCGGCTGGTGGCCGTGTCCCTGTCCGAGGGCGGCAGCGAGAGCGGCACCGTGCATCTCTACGACGTGGAGTCCGGCAAGGCCCTGGAGGATGTGATCCCGCGGGTGAACGGCGGCACCGCCGGCGGCAGCCTGGCCTGGAACGAGGACGCCACGGGTTTCTGGTACACGCGCTACCCGAAGGAGGGCGAGCGCCCGAAGGAGGACCTGGACTTCTACCAGCAGGTCTACTTCCACAAGCTCGGCACCCGCGAGGGCGGCGACACCTACAGCATCGGACACGACTTCCCGCGGATCGCCGAGGTGGCGCTGCAGTCCTCCGACGACGGGCGGTTCGTGCTGGCCAGCGTGGAGAACGGCGACGGCGGCGACTACGCCCACTACCTGCTCGGGCCCGACGGGACGTGGAAGCAGATCGTGAAGTACGGCGAGAAGGTCCCCGTGGTGAAGTTCGGGGGCGACGGGAACCTGTACCTGCTCTCCCGCGAAGGGGCGCCCCGCGGCCGCCTGCTGCGCCTGGCGCCGGGCGCGGGCACCCTGGCCGACGCGGAACCGGTGGTGGCCGAAGGCGAGGCCGCGATCACCGAGTTCGAGGCCACCGCGACCCGCATCCACGTGGTCGGCATCCTGGGCGGGCCGTCGCGGCTGGACGTGCACGGGCTGGACGGCGCACGGCTCGGGAGCGTGCCGATCCTGCCGGTCTCCGCCGTGGATGGGCTCACCCGTCTCTCCGGGGACGAAATCCTGTTCCGCAACGAGTCGTACCTCGATCCCCCCGCGTGGTACCGGCTCTCCCCCGCCGCCACGACCCCGGTCAAGACCGCGCTGTTCCGCACCTCCCCCGCGAACTTCCGGGACTGCGAGGTGGTGCGCGAATACGCCGTGTCCAGGGATGGCACGCGGGTGCCCATGAGCATCCTGCTCCGCAAGGGCGCGAAGCGCGACGGCCGCAACCCCGCGCTGCTCTACGGCTATGGCGGCTACGGCATCAACATGACCCCGCACTTCAGCACCATGGTGCGCGCGTGGGTGGAACAGGGCGGCGTGTACGCGGTGGCCAACATCCGCGGCGGCTCCGAGTTCGGGGAGGACTGGCACACCGCCGGCAACCTGGTGCAGAAGCAGCACGTGTTCGACGACTTCGCCGCCTGCGCGAAGCGCCTCGCCGAGGCGAAGTACACCCATCCCCGGAGACTGGCGCTGGAGGGCGGCAGCAACGGCGGTCTGCTGATGGGCGCGGTGCTCACGCAGCACCCGGAGCTGATGAAGGCGGTGGTGTCGCACGTGGGGATCTACGACATGCTGCGCGTGGAGCTCTCCCCCAACGGGGCATTCAACGTGACCGAGTTCGGCACCGTGAAAGACCCGGAGCAGTTCAGGGCGCTCCACGCCTACTCGCCCTATCACCACGTCCGGGATGGCGCGAGCTACCCCGCGACCTTGTTCCTGACCGGCGAGAACGACCCCCGGGTGGACCCGGCCCACTCGCGCAAGATGACCGCGCGACTGCAGGCGGCCTCCCCGGGGACCACCGTGCTGCTGCGCACCAGCGCCAACTCGGGGCACGGCATCGGCAGCTCCCGCAGCGAGCGCGTGGAGCAGGAGGTGGACGTGTACGCGTTCCTGTTCAAGGAACTGGGTGTGAAGTACCGCCCGGTGGCGGAGAAGAAGCTGCAGCGAGAGCTGCCGACGCGCTAGCGGCGCGCCGGCCGCAACCGCGCTTGCATCGCCGCCCCGGCGGCGCGATGATAAAGACATACTCCGGATGCCAGTTCGGGCCGCGGCCACCCCGCCGCGACCGCCGACCGAGCGCGATGTCCCGCCCCGCGGGATGCCGAAATCGCACCGGGCGGGCCCGGGAGAACTCCTCCCCGGCCCCCGGAGCGGAACGCAGGAGGTCGCCATGCCCGCCACCCGCCTCCGTGCCTACCTGGACGAGAACCGCGTCCGCTACGTCAGCGTGTCCCACTCACAGGCGTTTACGGCCCAGGAGATCGCCGCCTCCGCGCACGTGCCCGGCAAGGTAATGGCCAAGACCGTCATGGTGAAGCTCGACGGCCGCATGGCCATGGCGGTGCTTCCGGCCAACCACAAGGTGGACCTCGACGTGCTGCGCCGCAGCTCCCGGTCCCACCGGGTGGAACTGGCCAGCGAGGCCGACTTCAAGATCCTCTTTTCCGACTGCGAACCCGGGGCCATGCCTCCGTTCGGCAACCTCTACGGGCTCCCGGTCTACGTGGAGGAGAGCCTCGCGGAGAACCGCGACATCGTGTTCAACGCGGGATCACACACCGAGGTGATCCAGCTGGCGTACAGCGATTTTGCCCGGCTGGTCCGCCCGGAGGTGATGCCGTCGCTGCAGCACGCGTAAGTCCTGAATCCGCAAGGGCCCGGGCGGGTTTCCCCGGCCGCCCGGGCTCCGGCTTGGGGACCAGGAACCCGGTCAGCTTTACGATTCTGCTTGACTCGCCTTTGTCGGTAGACTAAAGTATACGTTCAAGAACATATGGGGCCCCGGGGCTGGCCGCCTCCCGGCAGGGCCCGCAGAACCCACACAACGCTTGAGAGATATCGGAGAAAGGCGGCCCCCCATGCGTAAACCACTTCTCCCCATGCTTGCCCTGCTGCTGGCCCTCGCCGTGGCCTCCGGTCCCGCAGACGCGGTGACCATCATCAACGGCACGTTCACCGACCCGTCCGGGCTGGTCTACGGGAAGTACTTGCAGGGCTCGGAAGACGGCGGGACTTCCTACGATCCCACCACCTACAACTACACGCTGACCGGCAGCTTCGGCGGCTACGGCGACGCCCGGGACTGGAACTGGATCCACGATTCCGGTGGCTCCGTGGCGAACGTGCTGACCGGCCTGTGGTTCGACCTGCAGGGCCAGGCCAACAAGCTGGTGGTGTTCCCGATCATCGACCATGGCCCGGTGGGCCCGGAGTCGTTCGAGTACGACGTGTACCTCTCGAACGACCTGCTCTCCTGGACCGAGGCGAAGCTGGACGTGCTCTACGATGAGGGCTGGTCGGGCAACCCCAACATCGCCGACGGCTGGACCACCGTGTGGACCGCCCAGTCGGGCCAGACCTTCCGCTATGCCTCGGTGGCCTGGGGCAACCCCGGCAACCCCAACCCGGACTACTACTACGCCGACGGGGATGCGGAGATTGACGCCGTGGCCGGCCTGACCGAGGCCGGCGGCGCGGTGCCCGAGCCCGGCACGATGCTGCTGCTGGCCCTGGGCCTGGTTCCGCTGGCGGCGAAGCTGCGCAAGGACCGCTAGGCGATTCCGGAGCGACATGCGCGTGCCCCCAGGGGCCCCGCCGGAAACGGCGGGGCCCTTCGCGTGCCCCGGCGCACCATCCGTCCCTCTCCCGCACCTCCCCTCGAAATCCACGCGATTCCAATTGACCCTGCCCTCTCTCAGGACTAGCCTCTCTGGAACCCCATTTCGGATGCGAGGGCCAATTCGCGGACCGGCATGCCGGCGGCGGTTCACTGGACGGCCCTCACGGTGGAAACCCCCCTTCGACCCCGGAGGCACCGATGCACCGCAGCCAACTCCGCTCCCGCCCCATTCTTCTCGCCGCCCTTTGCCTGCTGACGCTGGCCGCGCTCCTGAGCTGGGGATGTTCGACCCGGCCGGGCGCGGGGCTCACCGCTCCCGATGCGCCGCAGCCGCTGCCGCGCACCGGCCTCTCGGTGCAGAATCCCGCGCACGTGGCCATGGTGATGCAGCTGCAGGACGAGAACACCGAGCAACTGATGAGCATCCCGGGCGTGGTGGGCACCGGCACCGGGGCGAGCTGGAACGGCGCGCCGGCGATCGTGGTGTACACCAGCAAGGCCATCGTGGGCGGCGTTCCGACCAGCATCAAGGGCGTCCCGGTGGACCTCCGGTACGTGGGTGACGTGCGCGCCTACGAGGACGACGACGCCGTGGTCTCCAAGGGCGGCGGCGTGGCCCCGTACGTGGGCGGCGGGGGCACCGTGGCGGCCGCCGCGGCGACGCTGCAGATGGGCACTTCGACCGGCAACGACAAGGAGTGCGCCTCCGGGACCCTGGGCTGCGTGGTGCTCAAGGGCGGGGTGAAGTACTTCCTGTCCAACAACCACGTGTTCGCGCGCCAGAACGCCGCCGCCAAGGGCGAACGCATTGACGCGCCGGGCCGCTACGACGCCAGGCCGCAGTGCGCCCAGACGCCGCAGATCGCCACGCTGACCGACTTCCAGGCGATCAGCTTCTCGTCCAACAACACCATCGACGCGGCCATCGCCCAGCCCATCTCGGGCCTGGCGTACACCTGCGCCGAGGCCGGCGGCTACACGCCATCATCCACGGTGGTCGCACCCAGCGTGGGGCTGGCGGTCAAGAAGACCGGCCGCACCAGCGGGCTAACCACCGGCAGCATTCAGGCGATCAATGTGACCATCCGCGTGGGCTACACGGGCGGCACGGCCACGTTCGTCGGGCAGATCCAGACCCCGGGCAAGTTCATCCGTTCCGGCGACTCCGGCTCCCTGATGGTGACCCAGAGCGGGAACAACCCGGTGGGGCTGTGCTTCGCCGGCAGCTCGCAGGCGTCGTTCTCCAACGTGATCAGCAACGTGCTGTCGCGCTTCAGCGCGACGGTCTGCAACCAGTAGCGGAAGCGGGGGCCGGCGCGCCGCGCCGGCCCCGCGCACCGCAAGAGAACGGAGCGCAAGCATGGAGACGAGGGAGGCCTCCCGCCGGCGGCCTCCCTCGTTTGTTGTCGCCGCACCACGCCGCGGTTTCGCCCCCGCCGCACCCGGCGCGACGAGGCCCCCGCTGCCCCTGCGGGCGCTGGCCACGATCGCGCTGGCCCTCGCCCTGTCGGCAGCCGGATGCGGCGGCCGATCAGCCACGCCGAAAGGAGGCACCTTGCGAGTGCCGGATCGTCCCATTGAGAAGGTGCTGGAGGACCACACCCCGGAACTCATGGCGATCCCGGGCGTGGAGGGCACGGGCCAGGGTGAGAGCGGCGGCCGGGCCGTAATCGTGGTCTACG
This genomic interval carries:
- a CDS encoding insulinase family protein; this encodes MTTSFRRIAPALATVVAAAALAVGTAAGAGDPRTLAIPPLNPIQTFQPERYVMPNGIVVYLQENHDLPRVTATAYFKSSSAWSPAEKAGLASVVPAVMRRGGSTTHSGDWLDDRLGALGASIGAGVGADNASASWRCLTENTAEVFGLAAEILQAPAFPEDKIELQRVAVRRGIASRNDEMLSVLTRTAQQAIFGKESPYAQQPEYATVDAITRDDCVKFQQLCFAPERMILAVYGDFRSADMKKILNGKFGAWKKSGLTPPAMPAMPVLGPKRVVFAPKDDVTQSGIIMAHLGFRILDAPDYSDMDVLENALGGGFQSRLLNVIRTQRGLAYAAGAGAGSGYARPGVFMAYTLTRNDSIMVSADLMRTELEKAVREPFTDDEVKIARESQLNSFVFNFAEPSAVMFRSAFYELVGYPKDFLTTYQKGLQGVTPATMFEAAKRHIHPDNLVTIIVGREKEFDRPLTSLGQPVERVDISIPPPASKLKVGAGSAEDATRGAAWLKKAADLAGGSAAWAGIKTWTVEQNLTLSMQGQSIQLGAHSSWALPDRYRQAMKTPRGEMTSGVSAKGGWARTPGGLQDQPGAIEDLKNEYERSLFRLFGHSEQVQLQALAEKKDLGGKSCDVALAKSELVKDWLLYFGPDGSLAGMEYMGKGQGGPARHTEIYTDWKAVGPVKFPHAEKALMDGKDFMSSTVTAAQANPALSDTLFTKPAK
- a CDS encoding insulinase family protein — encoded protein: MPNRVQWPGLRGIAVWGLVAGLLALAPAARAAAKPAPARPGAPAPVRTGLEAIEKQVKEFTLANGFKMIVLERHDAPIFSFVTMVNAGSANENTGTTGLAHMMEHMAFKGTPTVGTSDYSKEKPLMDAVESAWQGVLAERRKGYRADSTRMAAAQAAFKDAQEASFKYVVSNEFSKILERNGVQGMNAYTADDVTAYHYSLPSNRLELWAMLEGDRMANPTFREFYKERDVVYEERRMRTESSPIGRLIDEFIHAAFVAHPYGFGGIGHPSDLKTFSAAQGADFYKKYYVAKNMACAIVGDVKFEDVQKYAQQNYSVLSDAPVPPGPDTQEPPQSAERRVILEDPAQPIVVIGWHIPAVTDPSFTAYEALGSLLGGGSYSRLNKVLVKEKKIAVQAQAFPGFPGNKYPSLFGILVVPAAGQDPLAVEKAVYDVIDEVMTSKPFTQEELDGYKVRTRAQMVGSAESREDLASELAQAQTLFGDWREFFRQAERVQGLTVQDLTDAMKRTMVKSNRTVGLIVNAKTETASGGGQK
- a CDS encoding S9 family peptidase — translated: MQRSLSALGLALVLALATASASASMGFAARPSGAPAPRAEKRPVTDVFHGAGVTEDYRWLEDIASPEVRTWSDGQNRHARSVLDRLPSVRAIRKRITELDRASSPDHYELSQRGGRLFAIKSEPPLQQPFLVTLGSVDDARSTRTVVDPNLLDPKGGTSIDWYVPSRDGRLVAVSLSEGGSESGTVHLYDVESGKALEDVIPRVNGGTAGGSLAWNEDATGFWYTRYPKEGERPKEDLDFYQQVYFHKLGTREGGDTYSIGHDFPRIAEVALQSSDDGRFVLASVENGDGGDYAHYLLGPDGTWKQIVKYGEKVPVVKFGGDGNLYLLSREGAPRGRLLRLAPGAGTLADAEPVVAEGEAAITEFEATATRIHVVGILGGPSRLDVHGLDGARLGSVPILPVSAVDGLTRLSGDEILFRNESYLDPPAWYRLSPAATTPVKTALFRTSPANFRDCEVVREYAVSRDGTRVPMSILLRKGAKRDGRNPALLYGYGGYGINMTPHFSTMVRAWVEQGGVYAVANIRGGSEFGEDWHTAGNLVQKQHVFDDFAACAKRLAEAKYTHPRRLALEGGSNGGLLMGAVLTQHPELMKAVVSHVGIYDMLRVELSPNGAFNVTEFGTVKDPEQFRALHAYSPYHHVRDGASYPATLFLTGENDPRVDPAHSRKMTARLQAASPGTTVLLRTSANSGHGIGSSRSERVEQEVDVYAFLFKELGVKYRPVAEKKLQRELPTR
- a CDS encoding YbaK/EbsC family protein produces the protein MPATRLRAYLDENRVRYVSVSHSQAFTAQEIAASAHVPGKVMAKTVMVKLDGRMAMAVLPANHKVDLDVLRRSSRSHRVELASEADFKILFSDCEPGAMPPFGNLYGLPVYVEESLAENRDIVFNAGSHTEVIQLAYSDFARLVRPEVMPSLQHA
- a CDS encoding PEP-CTERM sorting domain-containing protein — protein: MRKPLLPMLALLLALAVASGPADAVTIINGTFTDPSGLVYGKYLQGSEDGGTSYDPTTYNYTLTGSFGGYGDARDWNWIHDSGGSVANVLTGLWFDLQGQANKLVVFPIIDHGPVGPESFEYDVYLSNDLLSWTEAKLDVLYDEGWSGNPNIADGWTTVWTAQSGQTFRYASVAWGNPGNPNPDYYYADGDAEIDAVAGLTEAGGAVPEPGTMLLLALGLVPLAAKLRKDR